A genomic region of Vitis vinifera cultivar Pinot Noir 40024 chromosome 7, ASM3070453v1 contains the following coding sequences:
- the LOC100853146 gene encoding protein NETWORKED 2D codes for MLQRAASNAYSWWWASHIRTKQSKWLEQHLQDMEEKVQNMLKLIQEDGDSFAKRAEMYYKRRPELINFVEETYKSYRALAERYDKISTELQNANNTLASIFPEQVQFAMDEDDEDCTPQCRKECRELSQSNAPQVPKAPGKKDVKGLLTLATKKLQQKKIKAAAPAVPKSGLTKPEALKEIDRLQKGILALQTEKEFVKSSYEIGLAKYWEIEKQITEMQEKNSRLQDEFNASLAIEDEDARNLMATTALRSCQMTLDNLQKTQEETVEEVKMGRQRITEAREKLDSFKNNQEKPCDNHKSTGAEETLESLDEEVGSATQEEGQELELLRKKMKEQFEMGLNPSLTMTEMAEKIDELVNKVISLQTVVSSQTALVKRLRTETGELQTKIESMEDDKDTLTGSVKNLGHNLRELEKKLHGIQDPNQNVESRNNNLQTHFTEAHRNLDQLFETLQSGKEVDELEVKGLSQHKEASIAELESQKELKKQEDIPNHGDHSEKLHNMRQGVELEAKVSLQKEQGSLVEAEPQEKSGEQDKPISRNAFQKDEKGKPEETVSRSEAKSDPDNHSEKCQGLKLQDEADKKDSSLIVNNPLIIKAQEQKTEQEDEPNWKQLFLDGMKDREKTLLAEYTAILKNYKEVKQKLSEVEKKTTVQVKELESANAKKDEDIQSLHQESSLLRVNLDEEKDLRKSKDSDHQPASTLSGDQNVEPKARTEEETSAVAPKPTENKEDDEEDIKVILIDQAQPMSMTEERFRTNIDTLLEENLNFWLRFSTSVHQIQKFQTEVEDLQTEISKLKEKVKKKQDGSASIDPSVKSDARPIYKHLREIQTELSVWLEQNALLKEELQQRFSSLCNIQEDISRTLKEGPGDEEIKFTSYQAAKLQGEVMNMQQENNKVAGELQAGLDHVRGLQTKVEKTLTKLNEEFGLAGSKNNNHIQLTHSTSRGRVPLQSFIFGVKPKKQKPSIFSCMNPSLHRKYHHMKAGLPM; via the exons ATGTTACAAAGAGCAGCAAGCAATGCATATTCATGGTGGTGGGCAAGCCACATTAGAACTAAGCAATCTAAATGGCTTGAACAACATCTTCAAG ATATGGAAGAGAAAGTTCAAAACATGCTTAAACTCATTCAGGAGGATGGAGACTCATTTGCCAAGAGGGCAGAAATGTATTACAAGAGAAGGCCAGAGCTGATAAACTTTGTGGAAGAGACTTACAAATCTTACAGAGCCTTGGCTGAAAGGTATGACAAAATATCGACGGAGCTGCAAAATGCCAACAACACCCTTGCTTCTATTTTTCCAGAACAGGTCCAGTTTGCAatggatgaagatgatgaagattgCACACCTCAATGCCGAAAGGAGTGTCGAGAACTCTCACAATCCAACGCTCCGCAGGTTCCCAAGGCTCCCGGCAAAAAAGATGTGAAGGGTCTGCTAACATTAGCCACAAAGAAGTTGCAacagaagaaaataaaagcgGCAGCTCCTGCCGTTCCAAAATCTGGTCTGACCAAACCTGAGGCACTCAAAGAGATTGACAGGCTTCAAAAAGGGATTCTGGCCCTACAAACTGAGAAGGAGTTTGTAAAGAGCTCTTATGAAATCGGGCTTGCCAAGTACTGGGAAATTGAGAAGCAGATCACTGAAATGCAAGAGAAAAATAGCAGACTGCAAGACGAATTCAATGCCAGTTTGGCCATCGAGGACGAAGACGCTCGTAATCTGATGGCCACCACTGCTTTGAGGTCATGCCAAATGACTTTGGATAATTTGCAGAAGACACAAGAGGAGACAGTTGAGGAAGTAAAAATGGGGCGCCAAAGGATCACTGAGGCTCGGGAGAAGTTGGATTCTTTCAAAAACAATCAAGAGAAACCTTGTGACAACCATAAATCCACAGGAGCGGAAGAAACATTAGAAAGCTTAGATGAAGAAGTGGGGAGTGCAACACAAGAGGAGGGACAAGAATTGGAGTTgttgaggaagaagatgaaggagcaGTTTGAAATGGGGTTGAATCCATCTCTCACAATGACGGAAATGGCAGAAAAGATTGATGAGCTCGTGAATAAGGTGATCAGCTTACAAACTGTTGTCTCATCTCAGACTGCTCTTGTAAAGAGATTGAGAACAGAAACTGGTGAGcttcaaacaaaaattgaaagcaTGGAAGATGATAAGGATACTCTCACCGGTAGTGTGAAAAATTTGGGGCACAATCTGAGAGAATTGGAGAAAAAGCTGCATGGAATTCAGGATCCAAACCAAAATGTTGAATCCCGGAATAACAACCTCCAAACACATTTCACTGAAGCACATCGTAATCTTGATCAACTTTTTGAGACACTGCAAAGTGGGAAGGAAGTTGACGAGCTTGAGGTCAAAGGCTTGTCACAACACAAGGAGGCATCCATAGCTGAACTGGAATCTCAAAAGGAGTTAAAGAAACAAGAAGACATACCAAATCATGGTGATCATTCAGAAAAACTGCATAACATGAGGCAAGGTGTGGAGCTCGAGGCTAAGGTCTCACTACAGAAGGAACAGGGATCTTTAGTTGAAGCTGAACCACAGGAGAAGTCTGGAGAACAAGATAAACCGATATCCAGAAATGCTTTTCAGAAAGATGAGAAAGGTAAACCAGAAGAGACAGTTAGTCGATCAGAGGCAAAAAGTGATCCTGATAATCATTCTGAGAAATGTCAGGGTCTGAAACTGCAGGATGAAGCTGATAAGAAAGATTCATCCCTGATAGTAAACAATCCTCTCATCATCAAAGCACAAGAGCAGAAAACAGAACAAGAAGATGAGCCAAACTGGAAGCAGCTGTTCTTGGATGGGATGAAGGATAGAGAAAAAACTCTATTGGCTGAGTATACtgcaattcttaaaaattacaaagaaGTCAAGCAGAAGCTCAGTGAAGTAGAGAAGAAAACAACAGTGCAGGTAAAAGAATTGGAGAGTGCCAATGCCAAGAAGGATGAAGACATTCAATCTTTACATCAGGAATCAAGCCTTCTGCGGGTAAATCTGGATGAAGAAAAGGACTTGAGAAAATCTAAAGATTCAGACCACCAACCAGCCTCTACTCTATCAGGTGATCAAAATGTTGAACCCAAAGCAAGAACCGAAGAAGAAACTTCAGCTGTGGCTCCAAAACCAACTGAAAACAAAGAGGATGATGAAGAAGATATCAAGGTAATTCTAATTGATCAAGCTCAACCCATGTCAATGACTGAAGAACGCTTCCGGACAAACATCGATACACTGCTAGAGGAGAACCTGAACTTCTGGTTAAGATTCAGCACCTCAGTTCATCAGATACAGAAATTTCAGACTGAAGTGGAGGATTTACAGACTGAAATATCAAAACTTAAGGAAAAAGTAAAGAAGAAACAGGATGGAAGTGCTTCTATAGACCCCTCTGTGAAATCAGATGCCCGGCCAATTTACAAACACCTAAGAGAGATACAGACTGAACTATCAGTCTGGCTGGAGCAAAATGCATTACTGAAAGAGGAATTGCAACAAAGATTTTCATCTTTGTGCAACATTCAAGAAGATATATCAAGAACTTTGAAGGAAGGTCCTGGAGATGAAGAAATCAAGTTTACTAGTTATCAAGCAGCAAAGTTGCAAGGTGAGGTCATGAACATGCAACAGGAGAACAACAAGGTTGCAGGTGAACTGCAAGCAGGTTTAGATCATGTAAGAGGACTCCAAACCAAAGTCGAGAAGACTTTGACAAAGTTGAATGAAGAATTTGGACTTGCTGGGTCAAAGAACAATAATCATATCCAGCTGACACACTCAACAAGCCGGGGGCGAGTTCCTTTACAGTCATTTATT